The Sinorhizobium fredii genome contains the following window.
CCCGTTCGACAGAGCCTCGCTGATTGCCGCCCATGACGAGGCCCATGCCTTCGACGCAGTCGTTCCGCCGATCGTCCAGACCTCCCTCTTCACCTTCAAGGACTATGACGAGATGATCGCCTCGTACCGAGGCGAACGCGTCCGGCCGATCTACACCCGCGGCCTCAATCCGACCGTCAGGCTGTTCGAGGAGATGCTGGCGAAGCTCGAGGGTGCCGAGGATGCGATCGGCTTTGCCAGCGGCATGTCGGCGATCTCCTCCACGGTTCTGTCCTTCGTCGAGCCGGGCGACCGCATCGTCGCGGTCAAGCATCTCTATCCCGATGCCTTCCGGCTGTTCGGCACGCATCTGAAGCGCATGCGCATCGAGGTCACCTATGTCGACGGGCGCGATGAGGAAGCGGTTGCCAAGGCACTTCCCGGCGCCAAGCTCTTCTACATGGAAAGCCCGACGAGCTGGGTGATGGATACCCATGACGTGGCGGGCCTGGCCGCACTTGCCAGGGCGCAAGGGATCGTCACCGTCATCGACAATAGCTGGGCGAGCCCGGTGTTCCAGCAGCCGATTTCGCTCGGCGTCGATCTCGTCATCCACTCGGCCTCGAAATATTTGAGCGGCCACAGCGATGTCGTCGCCGGTGTCGTCGCCGGCTCCAGGGAACTCGTCGGCCGCATCCGCTCCGAAGCCTATCCCTACCTCGGCGGCAAGCTCTCGCCCTTCGATGCCTGGCTGCTAATCCGCGGCCTGCGTACCCTGCCGATCCGGATGAAGGCGCATGAGCGCTCGGCGCTTGCCCTTGCGCGCCGCCTGCTCGAGCATCCGCTGGTCGAGACCGTCTGCCACCCCGGGCTCGGCAATCACCTGCCGCCGGGTCTTTCGGGTACCTCCGGCCTGTTCTCCTTCATCTTCCGCGAGGGCGTCGACATCCGCCGCTTCGCCGATCATCTGGAACTGTTCAAGCTCGGCGTATCCTGGGGTGGCCACGAAAGCCTCATCGTCCCGGGCGAGGTCGTCCTGGCGCAGAAAGCGCAACCCAATTCCGCGGCCGCCTTCGGCATTTCTCCGCGGTCGGTACGGCTCCATGTCGGCCTGGAGGGAACGGAGGCCCTCTGGAGCGATCTCGAAGCGGCGCTCGGCGCCGCTTCACCAGGCTGACGACCAGCGGGAAGGCGGCTCTCCGCATCCCG
Protein-coding sequences here:
- a CDS encoding PLP-dependent transferase gives rise to the protein MNDGLDPFDRASLIAAHDEAHAFDAVVPPIVQTSLFTFKDYDEMIASYRGERVRPIYTRGLNPTVRLFEEMLAKLEGAEDAIGFASGMSAISSTVLSFVEPGDRIVAVKHLYPDAFRLFGTHLKRMRIEVTYVDGRDEEAVAKALPGAKLFYMESPTSWVMDTHDVAGLAALARAQGIVTVIDNSWASPVFQQPISLGVDLVIHSASKYLSGHSDVVAGVVAGSRELVGRIRSEAYPYLGGKLSPFDAWLLIRGLRTLPIRMKAHERSALALARRLLEHPLVETVCHPGLGNHLPPGLSGTSGLFSFIFREGVDIRRFADHLELFKLGVSWGGHESLIVPGEVVLAQKAQPNSAAAFGISPRSVRLHVGLEGTEALWSDLEAALGAASPG